A region from the uncultured Sunxiuqinia sp. genome encodes:
- a CDS encoding glycoside hydrolase family 3 N-terminal domain-containing protein — MQILTRLLFSVFLCLPVLFSFAENKADFLSYTNDSWVDSTLEQMSLDEKIGQLFIAQVYSKKNLPENAEILSKIKDFHIGGIIFMQGTPERQAKITNQLQAESKIPLLITMDGEWGPGFRLKGAPKYPVQMALGAIQQDSLIYQMGYEIGEQMKRIGVHVNFAPVADVNSNPDNPVINYRSFGEDPQNVARKTWLYAKGIQDAGILAVAKHFPGHGDTQTDSHLGLPVIKHSIERLDSIELFPFTYLIKKGIGGIMTAHLHVEAFDPESDIPASLSTNLVQNKLIDDLGFQGLVITDAMNMHGVSKQFSDGEATVKALMAGNDMMEIVPNLGERIKAVKQAIENGDLSEDAINHKCRKILALKKWLKLDQYKKCVINGIAADYSKPEYQVTKRQLHEQSLTLLKNNNQLLPLQKLDTLKIAAISIGTANETFFQKMLANYMAVDFFNLAKNATQKDIEELKAELKPYNLIVVGIHDMRLSISGHYGLSPIINNALKAFSPTKQITVLFGNPYALNYLNNTKHSNALLITYQENQITQELAAQAIFGGIDVNGKLPVRVNNDFLMNQGISIKKNGRFKYSIPEEVGMSSSFLNFKIDSIVNRGLKEKAFPGCQILVAKDGQIVFHKCYGYFTYDKKRSVEKTDIYDWASLTKITGPLPALIKLYGERKFDLDLPFSFYWPDFRNSNKDKITSREILAHQAGLLPWINYYKKAIRKSGQLKSSVFRDHPTTTFNLRVSSHLYMNNHYIDEIYSEIRDSRLLPRKKYTYSGLGFYLFPKVIEDLTGENYENYLKKEFYLPLGASSVTYNAYRYFPQQIIVPTEQDNVFRKELLQGFVHDEGASMMGGVSGNAGLFGTATDLAKIMQTYLQYGKYANQQLLDSASVREFTQIQYPENENRRGLGFDKPYIDNRENKLQDAYPAVSASPESFGHSGYTGTFAWADPENDLLFIFFSNRVYPTRENSGLFDLNIRPALHQVLYDSLK; from the coding sequence ATGCAAATCCTAACCCGACTCTTATTTTCGGTCTTTCTGTGCTTGCCTGTTTTATTCTCTTTTGCAGAAAACAAAGCCGATTTTCTTAGCTATACCAATGACTCATGGGTAGACTCCACCCTGGAGCAAATGAGTTTGGACGAAAAGATTGGCCAGTTGTTTATTGCACAAGTTTACTCCAAAAAAAATCTCCCTGAAAATGCTGAAATTTTAAGTAAAATAAAAGACTTTCATATTGGTGGAATAATATTCATGCAAGGCACCCCTGAACGACAGGCAAAAATCACCAATCAACTTCAAGCTGAAAGTAAAATTCCTTTGTTGATTACGATGGATGGAGAATGGGGCCCCGGATTCCGATTAAAAGGAGCGCCCAAGTATCCTGTTCAAATGGCACTTGGAGCAATTCAACAAGACAGCTTAATTTATCAGATGGGTTACGAAATTGGTGAACAAATGAAACGTATTGGAGTGCACGTTAATTTTGCACCTGTTGCCGATGTGAACAGCAACCCGGATAATCCGGTGATCAACTACCGATCGTTTGGAGAAGACCCACAAAATGTTGCACGAAAAACCTGGCTTTACGCAAAAGGGATACAGGATGCGGGAATTTTAGCTGTCGCCAAACACTTTCCCGGACATGGAGATACTCAAACCGATTCGCACTTGGGACTGCCTGTCATTAAACACAGTATTGAACGACTAGACTCCATTGAGCTTTTCCCATTCACCTACCTGATCAAAAAAGGAATTGGAGGAATAATGACCGCACACCTACATGTAGAAGCATTTGATCCAGAAAGCGATATTCCAGCATCGTTATCAACCAATCTGGTACAGAATAAATTAATTGACGATCTTGGATTTCAGGGGTTGGTGATTACTGATGCGATGAACATGCATGGTGTCAGCAAACAATTTTCAGACGGGGAAGCGACCGTAAAAGCACTTATGGCCGGAAACGACATGATGGAGATTGTACCCAATCTGGGGGAACGAATAAAAGCTGTAAAGCAAGCCATCGAAAATGGCGACCTGTCTGAAGATGCCATCAATCACAAATGCCGTAAAATCCTGGCTCTAAAAAAGTGGCTCAAGCTCGACCAATACAAAAAATGTGTCATTAATGGAATAGCTGCAGATTATAGCAAACCTGAATACCAGGTGACAAAAAGGCAATTGCACGAGCAATCGTTAACGCTGTTAAAAAACAACAACCAGTTATTGCCTCTGCAAAAACTGGACACGTTAAAAATTGCGGCCATTTCGATTGGGACGGCCAATGAAACCTTTTTTCAGAAAATGCTGGCTAATTACATGGCCGTAGATTTTTTCAATCTTGCTAAAAATGCTACTCAAAAAGACATCGAAGAACTGAAGGCCGAACTGAAACCGTACAATTTAATTGTTGTTGGTATTCATGACATGCGGCTCAGTATCTCCGGGCATTATGGACTTAGCCCAATTATTAACAATGCCCTAAAAGCTTTTTCGCCGACAAAACAGATAACTGTTCTCTTCGGTAATCCTTATGCATTGAATTATCTAAATAATACAAAACACTCGAACGCCCTACTAATAACCTACCAAGAGAACCAAATCACTCAAGAACTAGCAGCGCAGGCAATATTTGGAGGGATCGATGTGAATGGAAAACTTCCCGTACGCGTCAATAACGACTTTTTAATGAATCAAGGCATCTCGATAAAAAAAAATGGTCGTTTTAAATATTCCATTCCAGAAGAAGTTGGGATGTCTTCATCTTTTCTGAATTTCAAAATTGATAGTATTGTTAACCGTGGACTGAAGGAGAAGGCTTTTCCCGGATGTCAGATATTAGTAGCCAAAGATGGTCAAATTGTATTTCACAAATGCTATGGGTACTTCACCTACGATAAAAAAAGATCGGTTGAAAAAACGGACATTTATGATTGGGCTTCGCTAACCAAAATTACTGGCCCACTGCCGGCTTTGATCAAACTTTACGGCGAAAGAAAATTCGATCTTGACCTGCCATTTTCTTTTTACTGGCCCGATTTTCGGAATTCTAACAAAGACAAAATAACCAGTCGTGAGATTTTGGCTCATCAAGCCGGCCTCCTTCCTTGGATCAATTACTACAAAAAAGCGATCCGAAAAAGCGGACAACTCAAGAGTTCTGTCTTCAGAGATCATCCAACGACAACTTTCAATTTAAGGGTGTCCTCTCATCTATATATGAACAACCACTATATCGATGAAATTTACTCGGAAATAAGAGATTCCAGATTACTTCCGCGAAAAAAATATACCTATTCAGGATTGGGCTTCTATCTATTCCCTAAAGTGATCGAGGATTTAACAGGCGAGAATTACGAGAATTACCTCAAGAAAGAGTTCTATCTTCCGCTGGGAGCGAGCTCGGTGACATACAATGCATATAGATACTTTCCTCAACAAATAATCGTGCCAACTGAGCAAGACAATGTTTTCAGAAAAGAATTATTGCAAGGTTTTGTTCACGATGAAGGAGCTTCTATGATGGGCGGTGTCTCGGGAAACGCTGGACTATTTGGGACAGCAACTGACTTGGCTAAAATTATGCAGACGTATTTGCAGTATGGGAAATACGCAAACCAGCAACTACTCGATTCAGCAAGTGTCCGTGAGTTCACTCAAATTCAATACCCTGAAAATGAAAATCGCCGGGGGCTAGGGTTTGACAAACCCTATATCGACAATCGGGAAAACAAGCTACAAGATGCTTATCCGGCAGTAAGTGCAAGTCCAGAAAGCTTTGGACACAGCGGCTACACCGGAACCTTTGCTTGGGCTGACCCGGAAAACGATCTATTATTTATTTTTTTTTCTAATCGGGTTTATCCGACACGTGAAAACTCCGGACTTTTCGACTTAAACATTAGACCGGCTCTACATCAAGTGCTTTACGATAGTTTGAAATAA
- a CDS encoding DNA-binding protein: MDKKITFNELRKIKDSLPDGSIRQLAHEFDIEVETVRNYFGGANYDRGKSVGLHIEPGPNGGVVLIDDSKILERAKELLADEIH; encoded by the coding sequence ATGGATAAAAAAATCACTTTTAATGAATTGCGTAAAATTAAAGACAGTTTGCCTGACGGTTCAATCCGCCAACTTGCGCACGAGTTTGACATTGAAGTAGAAACCGTCAGGAATTATTTTGGAGGCGCAAATTACGACCGTGGTAAATCGGTAGGTCTTCATATCGAACCAGGTCCCAATGGAGGAGTTGTATTAATCGATGATTCAAAAATATTAGAACGGGCTAAAGAATTACTGGCTGATGAAATCCACTAA
- a CDS encoding DEAD/DEAH box helicase, giving the protein MMTFEQTGIKPELLSAISEMGFEQPTPIQEKTIPHLINNKNDLIALAQTGTGKTAAFGLPILHNCDVNKKDIQALILCPTRELCLQISRDLDAFSKNLKGFKNIPVYGGADIGKQMRELRNGGQVVVGTPGRVHDLIRRKVLNVSQIRWMVLDEADEMLNMGFKEELDAILAQTPAIKQTLLFSATMPKEIANMTKKYLNSPDEIAVGRKNEGAANVEHHYYVVHAKDKYATLKRVADNYPNCYAIVFCRTRMETRDVAEKLMADSYNADALHGDLSQAQRDYVMSRFRTGQLQMLVATDVAARGLDVNSLSHVINYSLPDDPEAYIHRSGRTGRAGKSGIAVSILHMRETGKLKQIERISNKRFERKEVPGGEEICKVQLMHLVDKVAEIEVNDSKIDPYMVEIMDKFAGLNAEEILKRFVSVEFNRFLDYYKNAPDLNVRGQERRTIDKRGGRRGESGGDNINFSRLFVNAGKKQNLNASRLLGLINDHSTRKNIEIGKIDIQRKFSFFEIDSRFEKELIQSMSQSSIDGHQLEVDRVTGEERVSHPKIKAKKKNQFEGKRPAKRKRTRR; this is encoded by the coding sequence ATGATGACATTTGAACAGACGGGTATTAAACCCGAACTGCTTAGCGCCATTTCAGAAATGGGCTTTGAGCAACCGACTCCAATTCAGGAGAAAACCATTCCACATCTTATCAATAATAAGAACGACTTGATTGCACTGGCGCAAACGGGTACAGGTAAAACAGCGGCTTTTGGCTTGCCAATTTTACATAACTGCGATGTAAACAAAAAGGATATTCAGGCTTTAATTTTATGTCCGACCCGTGAGTTGTGTTTGCAAATTAGTCGTGACTTGGATGCTTTTTCAAAAAATCTGAAAGGATTTAAAAACATTCCGGTATACGGTGGTGCTGATATTGGCAAGCAAATGCGTGAATTACGAAATGGCGGGCAGGTTGTTGTTGGAACGCCTGGACGTGTTCATGACCTGATTCGTAGAAAGGTATTAAATGTGAGCCAAATTCGTTGGATGGTTTTAGACGAGGCTGACGAGATGTTGAACATGGGTTTCAAAGAAGAGCTTGACGCTATCTTGGCACAAACTCCTGCGATTAAGCAGACCTTGCTTTTTTCGGCAACCATGCCGAAAGAGATTGCCAACATGACTAAAAAATATTTGAATTCGCCGGATGAAATCGCTGTTGGGCGCAAAAACGAAGGTGCCGCAAATGTGGAGCATCATTACTACGTTGTGCATGCAAAAGATAAATATGCTACCTTGAAACGAGTGGCTGACAATTATCCAAATTGTTATGCGATTGTGTTTTGCCGTACCCGGATGGAAACCCGCGATGTGGCTGAGAAGTTGATGGCTGATAGTTACAATGCTGATGCTTTGCATGGCGACTTGTCGCAGGCTCAACGTGATTATGTGATGAGTCGTTTCAGAACGGGCCAGTTGCAGATGCTGGTTGCAACCGATGTGGCTGCTCGTGGATTAGATGTTAACAGCCTGAGCCACGTGATCAATTATAGTTTGCCGGATGATCCTGAAGCCTATATTCACCGTAGTGGTCGTACCGGCAGAGCGGGAAAAAGCGGGATTGCAGTTTCAATTTTGCATATGCGCGAAACCGGAAAGCTGAAACAAATCGAACGTATTTCAAATAAAAGGTTCGAACGCAAAGAAGTACCTGGTGGAGAGGAGATTTGTAAGGTTCAATTGATGCATCTTGTTGATAAAGTTGCCGAAATTGAAGTGAATGATTCGAAGATCGATCCTTACATGGTTGAAATCATGGATAAGTTTGCAGGTTTGAATGCCGAAGAAATCTTAAAGCGATTTGTGTCGGTAGAGTTCAATCGCTTCTTGGATTACTATAAGAATGCTCCGGACTTAAATGTTCGAGGACAGGAACGGAGAACTATTGATAAGCGTGGAGGACGACGTGGCGAATCCGGAGGAGACAATATAAATTTTAGCCGTTTATTCGTTAATGCGGGTAAAAAACAAAATCTGAATGCATCTCGTCTTTTAGGTTTGATAAATGATCACTCTACAAGAAAAAATATAGAAATCGGGAAGATCGATATACAGCGTAAATTTTCTTTCTTCGAAATCGACAGCCGATTCGAAAAGGAACTGATTCAGTCCATGAGCCAATCGTCAATTGATGGTCATCAGCTTGAAGTTGATCGGGTGACAGGTGAGGAGCGGGTGTCACATCCGAAAATAAAAGCGAAAAAGAAAAATCAATTTGAAGGTAAGCGGCCTGCAAAGCGAAAAAGAACCAGACGATAA